A section of the Nitrososphaerota archaeon genome encodes:
- a CDS encoding adenosylhomocysteinase — MSKVKDESLAEQGKMSYEWARNHMPILDKTINRLKKSQPFRGLTLGFCLHITKETSVLLIGAKELGADVAVCAGNPLTTQDDVAAFLASEGIHTYAWNDETNEEYDWCIDQVLNHKPTIITDDGADMNVKLHFDKKYKKMQILGATEETTAGVNRIKAMEKKGKLRYPVIVVNEAYTKHMFDNRYGTGQSTIDGFLRAMNLLFASKRVVIAGYGWVGRGVAERTRGMGCKVIVTEIDPVKALEAHMDGFEVMNMVEAAKIGDIFITCTGMRDILTKEHILKMKDGAVMGNVGHFDVEIDSDYLLNQSKSVREVRPNLDECVLQNGKKVYLVGKGRLANLVAAEGHPPEVMAQSFSNQIMSILYISKNHKKIGKKVITVPLEIDTQVAEDALAAFDVKIDRLTKKQIAYRENW; from the coding sequence TTGAGTAAAGTAAAAGATGAAAGCTTAGCCGAGCAGGGCAAGATGTCTTATGAATGGGCACGAAACCATATGCCGATTTTGGATAAAACCATCAACAGATTAAAGAAGTCTCAACCATTCAGAGGACTAACACTGGGTTTTTGTCTCCACATCACAAAAGAAACATCTGTTCTTTTGATTGGTGCCAAAGAACTTGGGGCAGACGTGGCTGTGTGCGCTGGTAATCCTCTTACTACACAAGATGATGTCGCTGCATTTTTGGCATCAGAAGGAATCCATACTTATGCTTGGAATGATGAAACTAACGAAGAGTATGACTGGTGTATTGATCAAGTACTCAATCACAAACCGACTATCATAACCGATGATGGCGCAGACATGAATGTCAAATTACATTTTGATAAAAAATACAAAAAAATGCAAATTCTTGGTGCAACAGAAGAAACGACCGCTGGAGTAAATAGAATCAAGGCAATGGAAAAAAAAGGCAAACTTCGATATCCTGTCATAGTAGTAAACGAAGCATACACAAAACACATGTTCGATAATAGGTACGGTACGGGTCAGTCAACAATAGATGGATTCTTACGCGCAATGAATCTACTATTTGCTTCAAAGAGGGTAGTCATTGCTGGCTATGGTTGGGTGGGTCGTGGCGTTGCGGAAAGAACTCGTGGAATGGGCTGTAAGGTGATAGTGACTGAGATAGATCCAGTAAAGGCTTTGGAAGCACACATGGACGGATTTGAAGTAATGAATATGGTGGAGGCTGCAAAAATCGGCGATATTTTTATCACGTGCACTGGCATGCGAGATATCTTAACTAAAGAACACATTTTGAAAATGAAGGATGGTGCAGTTATGGGCAATGTGGGGCATTTTGATGTAGAAATTGATTCTGACTATTTACTAAATCAGTCTAAATCTGTGCGCGAAGTCCGACCAAACCTAGATGAGTGCGTTTTACAAAATGGCAAAAAGGTTTACCTTGTAGGAAAAGGAAGACTGGCAAACCTGGTTGCCGCAGAAGGCCATCCACCAGAGGTGATGGCACAATCATTTTCAAATCAAATAATGTCCATTCTATATATTAGTAAAAATCACAAAAAGATTGGCAAAAAAGTGATCACAGTGCCGCTAGAAATCGATACTCAAGTTGCTGAAGATGCACTGGCAGCGTTTGATGTCAAAATTGATCGTCTTACCAAGAAACAAATCGCGTATCGAGAGAACTGGTAA
- a CDS encoding Rieske 2Fe-2S domain-containing protein produces the protein MVWQKVAEKDSIEKGKGIEVRIGEKRIAIFNQDGYHGIDALCVHQDGSIVPGKLNGCVVECPLHFWHYDIKTGELLDYLKGVKLQTYKVESRNDGIYMEV, from the coding sequence ATGGTCTGGCAAAAAGTAGCGGAAAAAGACTCGATCGAAAAAGGAAAAGGAATCGAAGTTAGAATAGGCGAGAAAAGAATTGCCATTTTCAACCAAGATGGCTATCATGGAATTGATGCATTATGTGTACATCAGGATGGCTCCATTGTGCCAGGAAAACTCAATGGTTGTGTGGTAGAATGCCCACTTCATTTTTGGCATTATGATATAAAGACGGGGGAGCTTTTGGACTACCTAAAAGGCGTAAAGCTCCAGACATACAAGGTAGAGTCCAGAAACGACGGCATTTACATGGAAGTCTAG
- a CDS encoding NAD+ synthase has protein sequence MDKILKEVIAQNYTQIQNNIESFLRKYVVNSGGFVFGLSGGIDSAVIAHICAKSFKENSLALIMPDSKISPKEETEDALYTVDKLGLDYKLIDISMIHSQCANILEPDQRALGNLRARIRANLLYYYANLKNHFVLGSSDKSEFLIGYFTKFGDGAADLLPIVSLYKTQVRQLAKHLQVKESIIAKKSSPHLWPEHLAENEIGIPYEEIDCVLYCMMDKKMSADKIYQETNINPDKIEKIQQLYKNSEHKRTAPSRL, from the coding sequence TTGGACAAGATTCTAAAAGAAGTCATCGCTCAAAATTACACCCAAATCCAGAACAACATCGAATCATTTCTCAGAAAGTATGTTGTGAATTCAGGAGGATTTGTTTTCGGATTATCAGGTGGGATAGACTCTGCAGTAATTGCGCATATTTGTGCAAAATCATTTAAGGAAAATTCACTTGCACTCATAATGCCAGACAGCAAGATTTCGCCAAAAGAAGAAACGGAGGATGCGTTATACACCGTAGATAAACTAGGTCTCGATTACAAACTAATTGATATCAGCATGATTCACTCACAATGTGCAAATATTCTGGAACCTGATCAAAGGGCGCTTGGAAATCTTCGAGCAAGAATTCGTGCTAATCTCTTATATTATTATGCAAACCTGAAAAACCATTTTGTTTTGGGTTCTAGCGACAAGTCAGAGTTTCTCATTGGTTATTTCACAAAGTTTGGTGACGGGGCAGCTGATCTATTGCCAATAGTGTCACTATACAAAACACAGGTACGTCAGCTTGCAAAACACTTGCAGGTGAAGGAATCAATAATAGCAAAAAAAAGTAGTCCGCATCTTTGGCCAGAACATTTAGCAGAAAATGAGATAGGTATACCATACGAAGAAATTGATTGCGTTTTGTATTGTATGATGGATAAGAAGATGTCAGCAGACAAAATTTACCAAGAAACTAACATCAATCCAGATAAAATCGAAAAAATACAACAATTGTACAAAAACAGTGAACATAAAAGGACAGCGCCAAGTAGATTATGA
- a CDS encoding cysteine--tRNA ligase, whose product MKIYDTLSTKEQEITSDDIRIYLCGVTVYDESHIGHARTIIIFDVLRRFLEAKGSKVNFVQNFTDVDDKIINRANTECVHPLEISKRYINHYFEDFDRLNIRRATAHPKATEHISEIIELIKDLIKSGYAYLSLNGVYYSVSKFSEYGKLSKRKTEDLIAGARIAVDETKNDALDFALWKFSETEPNWPSPWGKGRPGWHIECSAMSLKYLGEEFEIHGGGRDLIFPHHENEIAQTEAVTKKPLAKLWMHVGMVTINGEKMSKSLGNIKSVRHVLDNWGPNVIRLFCLSGHYSKAIDYSEDLLKENLIKWRQVETAYYEMIMSDDIGPIDEMKNILSECRTEFDSALDSDFNTALATNAFFKLIKGINRFAASESMTRSISKIALPEFEYMSNVLGLQVQKVTEQEKQSITDLIKQRDMFRVQKKYQDADKIRDQISALNIVLLDHKNKTVWMKKEKILADT is encoded by the coding sequence TTGAAAATCTACGACACATTAAGCACAAAAGAACAAGAAATTACATCAGACGACATCAGAATTTATTTGTGCGGAGTTACAGTATACGATGAATCCCACATAGGCCATGCGAGAACCATAATAATCTTTGATGTGTTGCGAAGATTTCTGGAAGCAAAGGGAAGCAAAGTAAACTTCGTACAGAACTTCACTGATGTTGATGACAAAATAATCAACAGAGCAAATACTGAATGTGTTCATCCACTTGAGATCAGTAAGAGGTACATCAATCATTATTTTGAGGATTTTGATAGATTGAATATTAGGCGTGCCACTGCCCACCCAAAAGCGACAGAACACATCTCAGAAATAATAGAATTGATCAAGGATTTGATCAAATCAGGATACGCATATTTGTCATTAAATGGTGTTTACTATTCAGTATCAAAATTCTCAGAATACGGTAAGCTTTCAAAGAGAAAAACCGAGGACCTCATAGCTGGTGCTAGAATAGCAGTTGATGAAACGAAAAATGACGCACTAGACTTTGCATTATGGAAGTTTTCTGAAACTGAGCCAAATTGGCCTAGTCCTTGGGGCAAAGGTAGGCCCGGCTGGCATATTGAATGCTCCGCGATGAGTCTCAAATACCTAGGTGAAGAATTTGAGATTCATGGTGGCGGACGTGATCTGATCTTTCCACACCACGAAAACGAAATAGCGCAGACTGAAGCCGTGACTAAAAAACCACTCGCCAAGTTGTGGATGCATGTGGGCATGGTTACAATAAATGGTGAAAAAATGTCGAAGTCGCTTGGAAACATTAAATCAGTTAGACATGTTTTAGACAACTGGGGTCCAAATGTCATTCGGCTCTTTTGTCTCTCAGGTCATTATTCTAAGGCAATTGATTACTCAGAAGATTTGTTAAAAGAGAATCTCATAAAATGGAGACAGGTAGAAACAGCATATTATGAGATGATCATGTCAGATGATATAGGTCCAATAGACGAGATGAAAAATATATTATCAGAGTGCAGAACAGAGTTTGACTCCGCACTTGATTCGGATTTTAACACCGCGCTTGCGACAAATGCATTTTTCAAATTAATCAAAGGAATCAACAGATTTGCGGCCTCCGAATCCATGACAAGATCTATTTCCAAAATTGCATTACCAGAATTTGAATACATGTCTAACGTTTTAGGATTGCAAGTACAAAAGGTCACAGAACAAGAAAAACAATCAATCACAGACCTCATCAAACAACGAGATATGTTTCGCGTACAAAAAAAATACCAAGATGCAGATAAAATCCGTGACCAGATCTCAGCACTGAACATTGTTCTGCTAGATCACAAAAACAAGACAGTCTGGATGAAAAAAGAAAAAATCTTGGCAGATACCTAA
- the ychF gene encoding redox-regulated ATPase YchF produces the protein MPIKIGIIGKTNTGKTTFFNSATLSTAEISTYPFTTKKPETATANAITLCVHPEFNVLDNPKNSRCIDGWRYIPIELIDLPGLIKDAWQGKGLGNQFLSVAAQSDALLHVVDVSGGIDSSGKIAEAGAGDPISDFADIEEELIMWYLKILEGNRDKVSKTIHSGMDKIVAIADLYRGIGVSNSHVKEALHSAGIADKEFDDIGFQESKKFATVLRKISKPTLIVANKIDVDGADKNFARLRERYIDTIVVPASADSELSLRRAEQKGLIKYSPGSEQFDIMKPNDLSQKQKGALDFITKEIMGEYMRTGVQFAINVTVFKLLKMNAIYPVADEEKLADKKGNVLPDLILLKDGATVADLAKEIHTSLTKGLLYAKDIRYNLRLPINYQLRDRDVISLVSASTSKKPH, from the coding sequence ATGCCAATAAAAATAGGAATCATCGGCAAAACAAATACTGGCAAAACTACATTTTTCAATTCCGCAACACTTTCAACTGCAGAAATCTCTACATATCCGTTTACTACAAAGAAACCTGAAACTGCAACCGCAAATGCAATCACACTTTGTGTTCATCCGGAGTTTAATGTGCTTGATAATCCGAAAAATTCTAGGTGCATTGATGGTTGGCGGTATATTCCAATTGAGCTTATTGATCTTCCCGGATTAATCAAGGATGCATGGCAAGGAAAAGGACTTGGCAACCAATTTCTATCTGTAGCAGCGCAATCTGATGCATTACTGCATGTTGTAGACGTGTCAGGTGGTATTGACTCGTCTGGGAAAATTGCGGAAGCGGGAGCCGGAGATCCAATCTCTGATTTTGCAGACATAGAGGAAGAACTGATAATGTGGTATCTCAAGATTCTGGAGGGAAACCGCGACAAAGTTTCAAAGACAATACATTCTGGTATGGACAAGATAGTGGCAATTGCCGATTTATACCGAGGGATAGGCGTTAGCAATTCTCATGTAAAAGAGGCATTACATTCTGCTGGGATAGCTGATAAGGAATTTGATGACATCGGCTTTCAAGAATCCAAAAAATTTGCAACGGTGTTACGTAAAATCTCTAAACCCACTCTAATTGTGGCAAACAAAATTGATGTTGACGGTGCAGATAAGAATTTTGCAAGACTTCGAGAGCGATATATTGACACCATAGTGGTGCCTGCAAGTGCAGACAGTGAACTATCACTACGACGTGCAGAACAAAAAGGCCTCATAAAATATTCACCTGGATCTGAACAATTTGATATCATGAAGCCAAATGATCTATCTCAAAAGCAAAAAGGAGCACTTGACTTTATCACCAAAGAAATCATGGGAGAATACATGCGAACTGGAGTCCAATTCGCAATTAACGTTACCGTCTTTAAGCTCCTCAAAATGAATGCGATATATCCAGTAGCAGATGAAGAAAAACTAGCCGACAAGAAAGGAAATGTCTTACCTGATTTGATTTTATTAAAAGACGGTGCAACTGTGGCTGATCTGGCAAAGGAAATACACACCAGTCTTACAAAGGGGTTGTTGTATGCAAAAGATATCCGCTATAATCTAAGATTGCCCATAAATTATCAGCTTCGAGATAGGGACGTAATATCACTGGTTTCAGCATCTACTAGCAAAAAACCACATTAG
- a CDS encoding CoA-binding protein, translating into MERDPHTDDQIRSILSLKKVAVVGMSKNEGKAANYVPKYLISQGYDIVPINPTTDCILDRKCHANLSEITEPIDIIDVFRPSDQILPVVQEAIKIKPKVIWLQEGIHNEEAEDLARKAGIQVVFNRCMLAEHQRLF; encoded by the coding sequence ATGGAGCGAGATCCGCACACTGATGATCAAATACGAAGTATTCTATCATTAAAAAAAGTCGCAGTAGTTGGTATGTCTAAAAATGAAGGAAAAGCGGCAAACTATGTTCCAAAGTACCTGATTTCACAAGGATATGACATTGTACCAATTAACCCGACCACAGATTGCATCCTTGACCGAAAATGCCATGCTAATCTATCTGAAATAACCGAACCAATTGACATTATAGATGTGTTTAGACCATCTGATCAGATCTTACCTGTAGTACAAGAAGCAATCAAAATAAAGCCAAAAGTAATCTGGCTTCAAGAAGGAATTCATAATGAAGAAGCAGAAGATCTTGCTAGAAAAGCGGGAATCCAAGTTGTTTTTAATAGATGCATGTTGGCAGAACATCAGCGGTTGTTCTAA